In the Candidatus Electrothrix rattekaaiensis genome, one interval contains:
- a CDS encoding tetratricopeptide repeat protein, producing the protein MFTILKSWCRSLSAFVSSHIPTKKQYNDWSLPSKHTALSLLFGLFLGVIGLFLGVLPFFKDDGSEDQRKQIQQTVEQTAKATQDQLRKYFSEREKPPLPSGEEVESEIDKQLKIAFARVKKDALHEYDRGLNAYENNYLDLSIEHFEKALSIVKIPSFYLSLGAVLYVKGSYSTALENFTHALKGYREEKELQGEAAVLGNIGLIYQHQGDLENSLKYHQQALGINREGGYKLGEANDLGNIGLIYQKQGDLENALKYVQQAFGVAREIGYKQGEAAALGNIGMIYQHQGDFENALKYHQQALGINREGGYKLGEANDLDNIGLIYQKQGDFENALKYHQQALAFDQEVGYKMGEAGSLGNIAIVYQKQGDFENALKYHQQALVFDQETGYKLGEASSLGNIALIYQKQGDFENAHKYHQQALGIAREIGYKRVEAGILGNIGMIYQHQGDLENALKYHQQALGIHREVGYKLGKSNNLSNIGLIYQHQGDLVNALKYHQQALAFDQEIGYKQRTVVTLGNIGLIYKQQGDFENALKYHKQAFEIHKDTGDKRRQAMTLGNIGFIYEEKGDFDNALKFLKQAKRAFESIGEVEALKIADNAIEEIEKKR; encoded by the coding sequence ATGTTCACTATCTTGAAATCGTGGTGCAGGTCTTTATCTGCTTTTGTCTCCTCTCATATTCCTACGAAAAAACAGTACAATGATTGGTCATTACCAAGTAAACACACTGCGTTAAGCTTGCTTTTTGGTTTATTTTTAGGGGTAATTGGTTTATTTTTAGGGGTTCTTCCTTTTTTTAAGGATGATGGATCGGAGGACCAAAGAAAGCAGATTCAGCAGACTGTCGAGCAGACTGCAAAAGCTACCCAAGATCAGCTGAGAAAATACTTTTCAGAAAGAGAAAAGCCACCTTTGCCCTCAGGGGAAGAAGTTGAAAGCGAAATTGATAAACAGCTAAAAATCGCCTTTGCCCGTGTGAAAAAAGATGCTCTTCATGAATACGATAGAGGGCTTAATGCATACGAAAATAATTACCTTGATCTTTCCATAGAGCATTTTGAAAAGGCCCTGAGTATCGTTAAGATTCCTTCGTTTTACCTGTCGTTGGGAGCAGTTTTGTATGTAAAAGGAAGCTATAGTACTGCATTAGAAAATTTTACCCATGCCTTGAAAGGATACAGGGAAGAAAAGGAGCTTCAGGGAGAAGCTGCTGTTTTAGGTAACATCGGCCTGATTTATCAACATCAAGGCGACCTTGAAAATTCGCTGAAATACCATCAGCAGGCTTTGGGGATTAATAGAGAGGGTGGCTATAAGCTGGGGGAAGCAAATGATTTAGGTAACATTGGCCTGATTTATCAAAAGCAGGGCGATCTTGAGAATGCTCTGAAATACGTTCAACAGGCTTTTGGGGTTGCTCGGGAGATAGGCTATAAGCAGGGGGAAGCTGCTGCTTTAGGTAACATCGGTATGATTTATCAACATCAAGGCGACTTTGAGAATGCGCTGAAATACCATCAGCAGGCTTTGGGGATTAATAGAGAGGGTGGCTATAAGCTGGGGGAAGCAAATGATTTAGATAACATTGGCCTGATTTATCAAAAGCAGGGCGACTTTGAGAATGCGCTGAAATATCATCAGCAGGCCTTGGCCTTTGATCAAGAGGTAGGGTATAAGATGGGGGAAGCGGGTAGTTTAGGTAACATTGCAATAGTTTATCAAAAGCAGGGCGACTTTGAGAATGCGCTGAAATATCATCAGCAGGCTTTGGTCTTTGATCAAGAGACAGGCTATAAGCTGGGGGAAGCGAGTAGTTTAGGTAACATTGCCTTAATTTATCAAAAGCAGGGCGACTTTGAGAATGCGCATAAATACCATCAACAGGCTTTGGGGATTGCCCGGGAAATAGGCTATAAGCGAGTGGAAGCTGGTATTTTAGGTAATATCGGTATGATTTATCAACATCAAGGCGACCTTGAAAATGCGCTAAAATACCATCAGCAAGCTTTGGGGATTCATAGAGAGGTTGGCTATAAGCTGGGGAAATCGAATAATTTAAGTAACATTGGTCTGATTTATCAACATCAGGGCGACCTTGTGAATGCGCTGAAATATCATCAGCAGGCTTTGGCCTTTGATCAAGAGATAGGATATAAGCAGAGGACAGTTGTCACTTTAGGTAACATCGGCCTGATTTACAAGCAGCAGGGTGATTTTGAAAATGCCTTGAAATATCATAAGCAGGCTTTTGAAATTCACAAAGATACCGGTGATAAGCGGAGACAAGCTATGACATTAGGAAACATTGGCTTTATCTATGAAGAGAAAGGTGATTTTGATAATGCCCTGAAGTTTCTAAAGCAGGCAAAAAGAGCATTTGAATCTATTGGGGAAGTTGAGGCATTGAAAATTGCTGATAACGCAATTGAAGAGATTGAAAAGAAACGATAG
- a CDS encoding HDIG domain-containing protein codes for MQTPDIPRVPKIPGIDTCIALMDQYAMLPNIRRHSLLVARIAELLVQCLHERLPAGQAPDQDFCVNGALLHDIAKTPCLKEGCDHAAIGAEICQRHGFPAIAEIVAGHIILQDFSPEKYRQGLFQARDIVYYADKRVRHDAIVSLPERLEYILENYGGNDEYVQKGIRNNFTRCGQLEDFLFQFFDFIPEQLCSKVEQYASQSSLNELPLAASSLGQEGG; via the coding sequence ATGCAGACTCCAGATATTCCGAGGGTTCCGAAGATTCCGGGTATTGACACCTGCATTGCTCTGATGGACCAGTATGCAATGCTGCCGAATATCCGTCGCCATTCCTTGCTTGTCGCCCGGATTGCCGAGCTGCTTGTGCAGTGTCTCCACGAAAGGTTACCGGCAGGGCAGGCTCCTGATCAGGATTTTTGCGTGAACGGGGCCCTGCTTCATGATATTGCGAAAACGCCCTGCTTAAAGGAAGGCTGTGATCATGCTGCGATTGGTGCGGAGATTTGCCAACGACATGGGTTTCCTGCAATAGCCGAGATTGTGGCCGGTCATATAATTCTCCAGGATTTTTCACCTGAAAAATACAGGCAAGGCTTGTTTCAGGCACGGGACATTGTCTACTATGCAGATAAACGGGTACGGCATGATGCTATTGTCAGTTTGCCTGAGCGTCTGGAATATATTCTGGAAAATTATGGGGGAAATGACGAGTACGTTCAGAAAGGGATACGGAATAACTTCACAAGATGCGGGCAGCTGGAGGATTTTTTGTTCCAGTTTTTTGACTTTATTCCTGAACAATTATGCAGTAAGGTCGAACAATATGCCAGCCAAAGTTCCTTGAACGAACTGCCTCTTGCTGCCTCCTCGCTTGGACAGGAAGGAGGCTGA
- a CDS encoding ribonuclease Z, with protein sequence MEIFFLGVGETCDTAHGNSSSILTTSNGTRILLDCGFTVPHQYFRIVEDPTRLDYVWISHFHGDHYLGLPLLFLRLWQMGRTKPLSIVGQKGIEEQVMNLLEMAYPTFSKKIGFSFDFHVISPRATAHIAGMEWSTALTQHTQYNLGLLLKDRNKKLYYSGDGRANTRVRRLIPGCDFVIHESFNMVDTYPYHGSITSTLKLADEMDIGQVALVHLEHSLRKNEIDTIKRIVQDRPNTLLPVAGDRLSF encoded by the coding sequence GTGGAAATATTTTTTCTCGGTGTCGGAGAGACCTGTGACACAGCGCACGGCAACAGCTCTTCTATATTGACAACAAGTAACGGTACCAGAATTTTACTGGATTGTGGTTTCACAGTACCTCATCAATATTTTCGCATTGTTGAAGACCCGACTCGTCTGGATTATGTCTGGATTTCTCATTTTCACGGAGATCATTATCTTGGCCTTCCTCTGCTATTTCTTCGTCTCTGGCAAATGGGCCGCACCAAACCGCTTTCCATTGTCGGCCAAAAAGGTATTGAAGAACAGGTTATGAATCTGCTGGAAATGGCCTACCCTACCTTTAGTAAAAAAATCGGTTTTTCCTTTGATTTTCACGTTATTTCTCCAAGGGCGACGGCTCATATAGCCGGGATGGAATGGTCGACAGCTTTGACGCAGCATACGCAGTACAATCTCGGTCTGCTGCTCAAAGACAGGAACAAAAAACTCTATTACAGCGGTGACGGACGGGCCAACACCAGAGTGAGAAGGTTGATCCCAGGCTGTGATTTTGTTATCCACGAATCATTTAACATGGTTGATACCTACCCCTATCACGGTTCCATCACGAGCACCCTGAAATTGGCCGATGAGATGGATATAGGGCAGGTCGCCTTGGTGCATCTGGAACACAGTCTGCGAAAAAACGAGATTGATACCATAAAACGAATTGTGCAGGACAGACCGAATACCCTGCTGCCGGTCGCCGGTGACCGCCTGAGTTTCTAA
- a CDS encoding amidohydrolase has product MKSDILLTDICLSDPFGDTWGDTGDAPIKSDCCLAVQGDVIRQIGPASEFHPIEAKTVINGHGQLALPGLINGHCHAAMTLFRGLADDLSLADWLNNYIFPAEAEHVTPDMVYWCSKLAAAEMILSGTTTVADGYFHEHHAAKAFADTGLRAVAAQAVIDFPAPGVPDPEEKINHAAEFLSQWREHPLVSPAVFVHSAYTCSPETLVAAKELARLEKTLFFIHVAETEQEAEMIQEKQGDSPVRHLHKLGVLDSQTVCIHAVWLDEQDLDILAETGAGVVVCPQSNLKLASGTAPLQALLARGIRVGIGTDGAASNNRLDLIREMDVCAKWHKLRDLDPVAVPVNKIFSMATRGGASVLGLHEKIGQLEVGKKADIILVNLDAPHLQPVHGSDLSVYAAQGSDVQTVLINGTPVMQDRKILSFDLEETLKQVRRLADQVKKRSSLSR; this is encoded by the coding sequence ATGAAATCGGATATTCTGTTGACCGACATCTGCCTGTCTGATCCGTTTGGGGACACCTGGGGGGATACCGGTGATGCGCCCATCAAATCTGACTGCTGCCTTGCTGTTCAGGGAGACGTTATTCGTCAAATCGGACCAGCAAGTGAGTTTCATCCGATTGAAGCGAAAACGGTTATCAACGGCCACGGTCAACTGGCTCTGCCCGGTCTGATTAACGGTCATTGCCATGCCGCCATGACCCTCTTTCGGGGGCTGGCAGACGATCTCAGCCTTGCGGACTGGCTTAATAATTATATCTTTCCTGCCGAGGCCGAGCATGTAACGCCGGACATGGTTTATTGGTGCAGCAAGCTGGCTGCTGCCGAGATGATTCTGTCAGGGACCACGACAGTCGCGGACGGCTATTTCCATGAACATCATGCGGCCAAAGCCTTTGCCGATACAGGCCTGCGGGCCGTTGCGGCCCAGGCCGTGATTGATTTCCCTGCTCCCGGTGTCCCGGACCCTGAAGAAAAGATCAACCATGCCGCTGAATTCCTTTCTCAGTGGCGGGAGCACCCCCTTGTCTCCCCAGCGGTCTTTGTCCATTCTGCGTACACCTGCTCTCCAGAAACGCTGGTGGCGGCAAAAGAGCTTGCCCGTTTGGAAAAGACTTTGTTCTTTATCCATGTAGCCGAGACGGAGCAGGAAGCCGAGATGATACAGGAAAAGCAGGGCGATTCACCTGTTCGTCACCTCCATAAATTAGGTGTTCTTGATTCTCAGACCGTTTGTATTCATGCAGTTTGGCTGGATGAGCAGGATCTGGACATCCTGGCGGAAACCGGGGCCGGTGTAGTGGTTTGCCCCCAGAGTAACCTCAAGCTGGCCTCTGGAACAGCTCCGCTTCAGGCCCTGCTTGCGCGTGGTATTAGGGTAGGCATTGGTACAGACGGAGCTGCAAGCAATAACCGTCTGGATTTGATTCGAGAAATGGATGTCTGTGCTAAGTGGCATAAACTGCGAGATCTTGACCCTGTGGCGGTTCCAGTAAACAAGATTTTTAGTATGGCAACTAGGGGCGGTGCTTCCGTGCTTGGTCTCCATGAAAAAATCGGTCAACTGGAGGTGGGGAAAAAGGCGGATATCATTCTCGTCAATCTTGATGCACCTCATCTTCAACCTGTGCATGGGTCGGATCTGTCCGTTTATGCGGCCCAAGGTTCGGACGTCCAAACTGTCCTGATCAATGGGACGCCGGTGATGCAGGATCGTAAAATCCTCAGCTTTGACCTGGAAGAGACACTGAAGCAAGTTCGTCGATTGGCTGATCAGGTAAAAAAGCGTTCGTCATTGAGCAGGTAA
- a CDS encoding OmpA family protein yields MKSRSMQAVTVLLFSLIILSMLPLAATAGGRKPERKKKPVLRSDAMVEAPPKYIRMADNFFVFYDPSTAMTVPYKNTGMTRLEMSKQILLKSNAAMPDLRWQTGLYPHWKNVMWLPASPGSFHPYYALQNYKKKKFAAALGELPVISSGPPMLQMSLMKMEYLLGLPGRTEIFLFTNGEDARFKGVDEPAPLTQAEMLARNFDVCFTIISSATTPEADRRLHRIAEVNDCSQVVDFDTVAAHPEYLFGRLYMTPDGLFENVLFAFDKVNIRKKYRNTLNRLGNYLLENPTHYAVLSGFCDIIGTEKYNMRLSQRRAESAQKYLLKHFPALTKERILLYWYGYAHPVASNKTVAGRRLNRRTTIMIRKGF; encoded by the coding sequence ATGAAATCCAGAAGTATGCAGGCGGTAACAGTACTCCTGTTCTCCCTGATTATCCTCTCAATGCTCCCGTTAGCCGCGACAGCCGGAGGCCGAAAGCCAGAACGAAAAAAAAAGCCTGTTCTCCGATCCGATGCAATGGTTGAAGCACCACCCAAGTACATCAGGATGGCAGATAACTTTTTTGTTTTTTATGACCCCTCCACAGCCATGACCGTGCCCTATAAAAACACCGGCATGACCCGTCTGGAGATGTCCAAACAGATTCTTCTCAAAAGTAACGCGGCCATGCCGGACCTGCGCTGGCAGACCGGTCTCTATCCCCATTGGAAGAATGTGATGTGGCTTCCTGCCTCGCCGGGCAGTTTTCATCCCTATTATGCCTTACAAAATTATAAGAAGAAAAAATTTGCCGCCGCCCTCGGTGAATTGCCGGTAATCAGTTCCGGCCCGCCCATGCTGCAAATGTCCCTGATGAAGATGGAATACCTTCTGGGGCTTCCGGGGCGCACGGAAATTTTTCTCTTTACCAACGGCGAGGATGCCCGTTTCAAAGGAGTTGATGAGCCTGCTCCGCTGACTCAGGCCGAAATGCTGGCCCGAAACTTTGATGTCTGCTTTACCATCATCAGTAGCGCAACCACGCCAGAGGCGGACAGGCGGCTCCATAGAATAGCCGAAGTGAATGACTGTTCTCAGGTGGTTGATTTTGATACGGTTGCCGCGCATCCGGAATATTTATTCGGGCGTCTGTACATGACACCGGACGGACTTTTTGAAAACGTCCTGTTTGCCTTTGACAAGGTGAATATCCGCAAAAAATATCGAAACACCTTGAATCGTCTGGGGAATTATCTCTTGGAAAACCCGACGCATTATGCAGTGCTTTCCGGTTTCTGCGATATTATCGGCACGGAAAAATACAATATGCGCTTGTCCCAACGCAGGGCTGAGAGTGCGCAAAAATACCTGCTAAAGCATTTCCCGGCTCTTACCAAGGAACGCATTCTCCTTTACTGGTACGGGTATGCCCATCCGGTAGCCTCTAATAAGACCGTAGCTGGTCGGCGATTGAATCGTCGGACCACCATTATGATCCGTAAGGGTTTCTGA
- the hemE gene encoding uroporphyrinogen decarboxylase, producing MNDTFLRACRGEKTEYTPVWFMRQAGRYLPEYQAVRSKLTFLELCKKPELCTEVTLQPIDIFGFDAAILFSDILIAMEAMGLELEFHEGRGPVFPDPVRSQAAVDRLIIPDPDETMPFVMETIKLLRKELKVPLIGFSGAPFTLATYLIEGGSSKVFLETKKMAFQEPEMYHSLLQKITECTSLYLQAQARAGAQALQIFDSWAGIWAPYDYARFALPYVQSIIADLRKMTDVPIIYFANNGSTLINHTKTAGADVLGLDWRMNIGEAVHMAGDHAVQGNLDPVALFLPQKELEQQIKTILDDAKDAKGHIFNLGHGILPQTEPDKARIAVEAVHRFSAR from the coding sequence ATGAACGATACTTTCTTGCGTGCCTGTCGCGGCGAAAAAACTGAATATACTCCGGTCTGGTTCATGCGCCAGGCAGGACGCTATCTCCCGGAATATCAGGCTGTCCGCAGCAAACTGACCTTTCTCGAACTCTGTAAGAAACCGGAACTCTGCACCGAAGTTACGCTTCAGCCCATTGATATTTTCGGCTTTGATGCGGCGATTCTGTTTTCGGACATCCTTATTGCGATGGAAGCGATGGGCCTGGAGCTGGAATTTCATGAGGGACGAGGACCTGTCTTTCCAGACCCGGTTCGTTCTCAGGCTGCTGTGGACCGGTTGATTATTCCTGACCCGGATGAGACCATGCCCTTTGTCATGGAAACCATCAAGTTGCTGCGCAAGGAACTCAAGGTTCCGCTGATCGGTTTTTCCGGGGCGCCCTTTACCCTAGCAACCTACCTGATTGAGGGTGGATCATCAAAGGTCTTTCTGGAAACGAAAAAGATGGCATTCCAGGAGCCGGAAATGTATCATAGCCTTTTGCAAAAGATCACTGAATGCACCAGCCTGTATCTTCAGGCCCAGGCCCGTGCCGGTGCTCAGGCTCTGCAAATCTTTGATTCCTGGGCAGGCATCTGGGCACCGTATGATTATGCACGCTTTGCGCTGCCCTATGTGCAGTCCATTATTGCTGATTTGCGTAAGATGACCGATGTTCCGATTATCTACTTTGCCAATAACGGCTCCACCCTGATCAATCATACCAAAACCGCCGGTGCAGATGTGCTCGGCCTGGATTGGCGGATGAATATCGGCGAGGCTGTCCACATGGCGGGCGACCATGCTGTGCAGGGAAACCTTGATCCAGTGGCTCTCTTTCTTCCGCAAAAGGAACTGGAACAGCAGATCAAAACAATCCTTGACGATGCCAAGGATGCCAAGGGGCATATCTTCAACTTAGGGCACGGAATTCTTCCACAAACTGAACCGGACAAGGCCAGGATCGCTGTCGAGGCCGTTCATCGTTTCAGCGCACGATAA